One window of Thermacetogenium phaeum DSM 12270 genomic DNA carries:
- a CDS encoding MFS transporter — protein MNSNSNAVKTAGAYRWLIWSVMALSYIVVFFHRMAAGVVRDDLMEAFHISATTFANLGATYFYAYMIMQIPVGVLADTWGARKTVTAGTVLAGIGSILFGLAPGVLLAFLGRLLVGIGVSVVFVCILKIISVWFRPEEFSTMSGITSFTGNLGGVLAQTPLALMVAAFTWRNTFMAIGLATLLIALLCYLIIRDYPAEAGPAAAGGKNKAQAEKLTAASFIQVLTNRHTWPGFFLFAGFFGSYVSFTGTWGVTYLMSVYGMSKNAAANYALVATIGLMVGSVLIGVISDRIQSRKKPMLLFGFIYLATWALLVFVNGGKPPEGILYPLLFMMGFCCATFILSFAVAKEVNPPQIAGVSTAAVNTGGFLGAALLPAIMGMYLDRAEGLAATALYHNTFMYGFIAVVIGTLCILLIKETGCKNIWQSLRK, from the coding sequence TTGAACAGCAACAGCAATGCAGTGAAAACGGCCGGGGCCTACCGCTGGCTGATCTGGAGCGTCATGGCCCTTTCCTATATTGTGGTGTTCTTTCACCGGATGGCAGCAGGTGTCGTCAGGGATGATTTGATGGAGGCCTTTCATATATCGGCGACCACTTTTGCCAACCTGGGAGCGACCTACTTTTACGCCTACATGATCATGCAGATTCCGGTAGGAGTCCTTGCGGATACCTGGGGAGCGAGAAAAACGGTGACCGCCGGCACCGTTCTGGCAGGCATCGGTTCCATCCTTTTCGGCCTTGCCCCGGGGGTGCTTCTGGCCTTCCTTGGGAGGCTTCTGGTAGGTATCGGGGTTTCCGTGGTCTTCGTCTGCATTCTCAAGATCATCTCCGTCTGGTTCCGCCCTGAGGAATTCAGCACTATGTCCGGCATCACCTCCTTTACGGGCAACCTGGGAGGCGTCCTCGCCCAGACCCCCCTCGCCCTGATGGTGGCAGCCTTCACCTGGAGAAACACCTTCATGGCCATCGGGCTTGCTACCCTTCTCATTGCCCTGCTCTGCTACCTGATAATCAGGGACTACCCCGCAGAAGCAGGACCGGCGGCAGCCGGAGGCAAAAACAAAGCCCAAGCCGAAAAACTAACTGCAGCATCATTCATTCAGGTGCTCACCAACAGGCATACCTGGCCGGGATTCTTTCTCTTTGCCGGTTTCTTCGGCTCCTATGTCAGTTTTACAGGAACCTGGGGCGTTACCTACCTGATGAGCGTATACGGCATGTCCAAGAATGCCGCGGCCAACTACGCCCTGGTCGCCACCATCGGGTTGATGGTCGGCAGCGTCCTCATCGGGGTGATCTCCGACCGGATCCAGAGCAGAAAAAAGCCCATGCTGCTTTTCGGGTTCATTTACCTGGCAACGTGGGCCCTGCTCGTTTTCGTCAACGGCGGCAAGCCGCCGGAGGGAATCCTCTACCCCCTCTTGTTCATGATGGGGTTCTGCTGCGCCACCTTCATCCTCTCCTTTGCAGTCGCCAAAGAGGTCAACCCCCCGCAGATCGCCGGTGTCTCCACCGCTGCCGTCAACACCGGCGGCTTCCTGGGGGCGGCGCTGCTCCCGGCGATCATGGGCATGTACCTGGATCGCGCCGAGGGGCTGGCGGCAACAGCCCTCTACCACAACACCTTCATGTACGGTTTTATAGCCGTGGTTATCGGCACCCTTTGCATCCTCCTGATCAAAGAAACCGGCTGCAAAAACATCTGGCAGAGCCTCAGAAAATAA
- a CDS encoding aminopeptidase — protein MTNPRVSRLAENLVHYSCRLQPGEKILIEAVGLELPLVRELIRQVYRAGGIPFVTIKDRAVDRALLLGATLEQIRLMARYEAARMRDMDAYIGIRSGDNAAELSDVPPDKMELYQKYFWQPVHGEIRVPRTKWVVLRYPSPSMAQAAGMSTEAFEDFYFSVCNLDYARMSRAMDPLVELMNRTDRVRITGPGTDLSFSIKGLPAVKCDGKANIPDGEVYTAPVRDSVNGWITYNTPSQYQGFTYENIRLEFRHGRIIRATANATERINRIFETDEGARYVGEFSFGLNPHITRPIRDTLFDEKIAGSIHLTPGSAYDDCFNGNRSAVHWDLVLIQTPEYGGGEIYFDGVLVRKDGRFVLPELEGLNPENLV, from the coding sequence ATGACCAACCCGAGAGTCAGCCGTCTGGCCGAAAACCTTGTTCACTATTCCTGCCGGCTACAGCCGGGAGAGAAAATCCTGATCGAGGCCGTGGGGCTGGAGCTGCCGCTGGTGAGGGAGCTGATCCGCCAGGTCTACCGGGCGGGAGGCATCCCATTTGTGACCATCAAGGACAGGGCGGTGGACAGGGCGCTGCTGCTCGGGGCCACCCTTGAGCAGATCCGGCTCATGGCCAGATACGAGGCGGCCAGAATGAGGGATATGGATGCCTACATCGGCATCCGCTCCGGCGACAATGCGGCAGAGCTCTCAGACGTCCCCCCGGATAAGATGGAGCTTTACCAGAAATACTTCTGGCAACCGGTGCACGGGGAGATCCGCGTCCCCAGGACGAAGTGGGTGGTGTTGCGCTACCCCTCTCCATCGATGGCCCAGGCAGCCGGAATGAGCACGGAGGCCTTCGAAGACTTCTATTTCAGTGTCTGCAACCTCGACTATGCCAGGATGTCGCGGGCGATGGACCCCCTCGTGGAGCTGATGAACAGGACCGACCGGGTGAGGATCACAGGGCCGGGCACCGATCTGAGCTTTTCGATTAAGGGGCTGCCGGCGGTGAAGTGCGACGGCAAGGCAAACATCCCCGACGGAGAGGTCTACACCGCACCGGTCAGGGACTCGGTCAACGGCTGGATCACCTACAACACCCCATCCCAATACCAGGGCTTCACCTATGAGAACATCCGGCTGGAGTTCCGGCACGGAAGGATCATCCGGGCGACAGCCAACGCCACCGAACGGATCAACCGGATTTTCGAAACCGATGAGGGCGCCAGGTATGTCGGGGAGTTCTCCTTCGGCCTGAACCCCCACATCACCAGGCCGATCCGGGACACCCTCTTCGACGAGAAGATCGCCGGGTCGATCCACCTCACACCCGGCAGCGCCTATGACGACTGCTTCAACGGCAACAGATCGGCCGTCCACTGGGACCTGGTGCTGATCCAGACCCCCGAATACGGCGGTGGGGAGATCTACTTCGACGGGGTGCTGGTCAGGAAGGACGGCAGATTCGTCTTGCCGGAGCTCGAGGGCCTGAACCCGGAGAATCTGGTATGA
- a CDS encoding carbon-nitrogen hydrolase family protein, with protein MGVVRVGLIQMLVEESKEKNLSRAEEMVREAAGRGAGLVVLPEMFNCPYSNEFFPPYAEQEGGYTWQRLSRMAGERRVFLVGGSVPERGEDGRIYNTSYIFDDRGRQIGKHRKVHLFDIDVEGQYFRESEILAPGSRATVFATPYGRMGVMICYDLRFPELARLLVQKGALVLVVPAAFNMTTGPAHWELLFRCRALDNQVFALGVAPARDEKASYVSYANSLIADPWGRVVVRLGEEEGILVEDLDLGEVEKIRAALPLLKHIRRDLYEVREKLQD; from the coding sequence ATGGGAGTGGTGAGGGTCGGCCTGATTCAGATGCTTGTGGAGGAGTCGAAGGAGAAGAACCTGAGCAGGGCGGAGGAGATGGTCAGGGAGGCGGCGGGGCGGGGGGCAGGGCTGGTTGTGCTGCCGGAGATGTTCAACTGCCCGTACAGCAACGAGTTCTTCCCCCCTTACGCCGAGCAGGAAGGGGGTTACACCTGGCAGCGGCTCTCCCGCATGGCCGGAGAAAGGCGGGTCTTCCTGGTAGGGGGATCTGTCCCCGAAAGGGGTGAGGACGGCAGGATCTACAACACTTCTTACATCTTCGATGACAGGGGAAGGCAGATCGGGAAGCACAGGAAGGTGCACCTCTTCGACATCGATGTTGAGGGGCAGTATTTCAGGGAGTCAGAGATCCTGGCGCCGGGCAGCAGGGCGACAGTTTTCGCTACCCCCTACGGCAGGATGGGGGTGATGATCTGCTACGACCTGCGCTTTCCGGAGCTGGCCAGGCTCCTTGTCCAGAAGGGTGCGTTGGTGCTCGTCGTTCCGGCTGCCTTCAACATGACCACAGGCCCCGCTCACTGGGAGCTGCTCTTCCGCTGCCGGGCGCTGGACAACCAGGTCTTTGCCCTCGGTGTCGCCCCGGCACGGGATGAGAAGGCATCTTATGTATCTTACGCCAATTCCCTGATCGCCGACCCCTGGGGAAGGGTTGTCGTCAGGCTGGGTGAGGAAGAGGGGATCCTTGTCGAAGACCTCGACCTGGGTGAGGTGGAAAAGATCAGAGCGGCATTGCCGCTCCTCAAGCACATCCGCAGGGATCTCTATGAAGTGAGGGAAAAACTCCAGGATTAA
- a CDS encoding flavodoxin family protein — MKVVGIVGSPRRGSNTEILVEQVLAGAAAAGAETQIFRLNDLNIRGCQACNYCKEHDGCRQKDDMTQIYDALFAADGIVIGSPIYMGYFTAQTKLFMDRLFAFFRPGVGSSLPKGKKGVVVYCQGGGDDRKFVEALARRLAGVMGLELKGVVGGNGMNELGVVRENKELMDRAFRLGEELVS; from the coding sequence ATGAAGGTTGTGGGTATCGTCGGAAGCCCGCGCCGGGGCAGCAACACAGAGATCCTGGTGGAGCAGGTGCTGGCAGGGGCGGCCGCGGCAGGTGCCGAGACGCAGATTTTCAGGCTCAACGATCTCAACATCAGGGGCTGCCAGGCATGCAACTACTGCAAGGAGCACGACGGCTGCAGGCAGAAGGACGACATGACGCAGATCTACGATGCCCTTTTCGCTGCCGACGGGATCGTGATCGGCTCACCGATCTACATGGGCTATTTTACCGCCCAGACCAAGCTGTTTATGGACAGGCTCTTTGCCTTCTTCAGGCCGGGCGTCGGCAGCAGCCTGCCGAAGGGGAAGAAGGGTGTTGTGGTTTACTGCCAGGGCGGCGGTGACGACCGGAAGTTCGTCGAGGCGTTGGCCCGGCGGTTGGCAGGAGTCATGGGGTTGGAGCTGAAGGGGGTTGTAGGCGGCAACGGGATGAACGAATTAGGAGTCGTCAGAGAGAATAAAGAGCTGATGGATCGGGCCTTCAGGCTTGGAGAGGAACTGGTCAGTTGA
- a CDS encoding Glu/Leu/Phe/Val family dehydrogenase has protein sequence MGVFDMMEKYGHEQVIFNYDKRTGLKAIIAIHDTTLGPANGGCRMWDYKSEEEALEDALRLSYGMTYKSAAAGIMFGGGKTVIIGDPTRKTPEMFYALGRFVDTLHGRYYTGTDVGTTPQDFVEASKIARRFTGLPVEFGGCGNSGMITAYGVFQGMRACLREYYGEESFKGRKVSVQGVGKAGEPLIKYLQDAGAEIVAITDIDENKLYAVAKKYGVEAVDPEEIYEVECDIFSPNALGGVINDNTVEKLNCKIVAGAANNVLAESRHGARLKERNILYAPDFIINAGGIIAVADEFELGGFKLERALKKAEQIYERLLKVFAYAKEKDIPTQDAAEYLTEQLIESLAAIKRRWVNPE, from the coding sequence ATGGGTGTTTTTGATATGATGGAAAAGTACGGACATGAGCAAGTAATTTTTAACTATGACAAGAGGACCGGGCTCAAAGCAATCATCGCTATCCATGACACGACACTTGGTCCGGCTAACGGTGGTTGCCGCATGTGGGATTATAAGAGCGAGGAGGAAGCACTAGAGGATGCCCTGCGTTTGTCCTACGGGATGACTTATAAGAGTGCCGCTGCCGGGATCATGTTCGGTGGAGGAAAGACCGTAATCATAGGTGATCCTACCAGGAAGACACCGGAAATGTTCTATGCCCTAGGGCGGTTTGTAGACACTTTGCACGGGCGTTACTACACAGGAACCGATGTTGGAACAACCCCTCAAGATTTTGTGGAAGCATCGAAGATAGCTCGCCGATTCACCGGCCTCCCCGTGGAGTTCGGCGGCTGCGGTAACAGCGGAATGATTACTGCATATGGTGTTTTTCAGGGAATGAGGGCCTGCCTTAGGGAGTATTACGGTGAGGAATCCTTTAAGGGGCGTAAAGTAAGCGTTCAGGGTGTTGGAAAAGCAGGTGAACCCCTGATCAAGTACCTGCAGGATGCTGGTGCCGAGATTGTAGCTATTACTGATATTGATGAGAATAAACTGTATGCAGTCGCAAAAAAATACGGGGTTGAGGCTGTTGACCCTGAAGAGATCTATGAAGTGGAGTGTGACATATTCTCCCCTAATGCCTTGGGCGGTGTGATCAATGATAATACTGTTGAAAAACTAAATTGTAAGATCGTTGCTGGTGCTGCCAATAATGTTCTAGCAGAATCAAGGCATGGTGCGAGGTTAAAAGAGAGGAATATCCTATATGCTCCGGACTTCATCATCAACGCTGGGGGTATTATCGCAGTTGCCGATGAGTTTGAGCTTGGTGGCTTCAAACTGGAGCGAGCTTTAAAGAAAGCGGAGCAGATTTATGAGCGTTTATTGAAGGTATTTGCTTATGCCAAAGAAAAGGACATCCCTACTCAGGATGCTGCAGAGTACCTTACTGAGCAATTGATTGAATCCCTTGCAGCCATCAAGAGGAGATGGGTCAACCCAGAGTAG
- the lonB gene encoding ATP-dependent protease LonB, whose protein sequence is MAGEFPGLSGFNGLIGIVQIVFVIIIGLYFWNLLRNQQGTRLAVDKESKKELEKIQRLRRISLAEPLSEKTRPRRFEEIVGQEEGLKALRAALCGPNPQHVLIYGPPGVGKTAAARLVLEEAKRNPDSPFGMSAGFVELDATIARFDERGIADPLIGSVHDPIYQGAGPLGMAGIPQPKPGAVTKAHGGILFIDEIGELHPIQLNKLLKVLEDRKVFFESAYYNSEDTHIPAHIHDIFQNGLPADFRLIGATTRLPEEISPAIRSRCVEVFFRALLPEEIGKIAGNAAARIGFSFGAGALEVVARYAINGRDAVNIVQIAAGIAHSRGERVILAADVEWVVSSGQYSPRPESKIPLQPAVGRVNGLAVVGPNMGTLLEIEVAVGPPLDGRGEITVTGIVEEEELGGLAGRRVRRKSMIRSSVENALTVLRRFLDVDPRRCDIHINFPGTVPTDGPSAGVAIAVGIYSALTGRAVSNQVALTGELSLHGEVKPVGGIIAKVEAARRAGAKKVLIPQENWQEIFKEMPLEVIPIAQLKDALRLALLPGDCSRQASA, encoded by the coding sequence GTGGCTGGTGAATTTCCCGGATTAAGCGGATTCAACGGTTTGATCGGGATCGTTCAGATCGTTTTTGTGATTATTATCGGCCTTTACTTCTGGAATCTCCTGCGCAACCAACAGGGGACGCGTCTGGCCGTGGATAAAGAATCGAAAAAGGAGCTGGAGAAGATCCAGCGCCTGCGCCGTATATCCCTGGCAGAGCCGCTGTCTGAGAAGACCCGCCCCCGGCGCTTTGAAGAGATCGTCGGGCAGGAAGAGGGGCTCAAGGCGCTCCGTGCCGCACTCTGCGGGCCCAATCCCCAGCATGTCTTGATCTACGGCCCGCCGGGTGTGGGGAAGACCGCCGCTGCCCGCCTGGTGCTGGAGGAGGCCAAGCGCAACCCCGACTCCCCCTTTGGGATGAGTGCGGGTTTTGTGGAACTAGATGCCACCATCGCCCGTTTTGACGAACGGGGGATCGCCGACCCCTTGATCGGCTCGGTGCACGACCCCATCTACCAGGGGGCCGGACCATTGGGAATGGCGGGGATACCCCAACCGAAGCCGGGGGCCGTCACCAAGGCCCACGGAGGGATCCTCTTCATCGACGAGATCGGGGAGCTGCATCCGATCCAGTTGAATAAACTCCTAAAGGTATTGGAGGACCGGAAGGTTTTCTTCGAGAGCGCCTACTACAACTCCGAAGACACCCATATCCCGGCTCACATCCACGACATCTTCCAGAACGGGCTGCCGGCGGATTTCCGCCTCATCGGGGCCACCACCAGGCTTCCCGAGGAGATCTCGCCGGCGATCAGGTCGCGCTGTGTAGAGGTGTTTTTCCGGGCGCTGCTGCCGGAGGAGATTGGGAAAATAGCCGGTAATGCCGCAGCCAGGATCGGCTTCAGCTTCGGGGCGGGTGCCCTGGAGGTCGTGGCAAGATATGCCATCAACGGGAGGGATGCCGTCAACATCGTCCAGATCGCCGCCGGCATTGCCCATTCCCGGGGCGAAAGGGTGATTTTGGCCGCAGACGTGGAGTGGGTGGTGAGCAGCGGGCAGTACTCCCCGCGCCCGGAGAGCAAGATACCCCTACAGCCGGCGGTCGGGCGCGTTAACGGTCTGGCGGTGGTGGGGCCGAATATGGGGACACTACTGGAGATCGAGGTTGCGGTGGGGCCCCCTCTGGATGGAAGGGGAGAGATCACCGTTACGGGGATCGTGGAGGAGGAGGAACTGGGCGGCCTGGCCGGAAGGCGCGTGCGCCGCAAGAGCATGATCAGGAGTTCGGTGGAGAATGCCCTCACAGTGCTCAGGCGCTTCCTCGATGTGGATCCCCGGCGCTGTGACATTCACATCAATTTCCCCGGTACGGTGCCGACAGACGGCCCTTCCGCCGGTGTTGCCATTGCGGTGGGCATCTACTCCGCTTTGACCGGGAGAGCGGTCAGCAATCAGGTTGCCCTGACCGGAGAGCTCTCCCTGCACGGAGAGGTCAAGCCGGTGGGGGGAATTATTGCCAAGGTGGAGGCCGCCCGGAGGGCGGGGGCGAAAAAGGTTTTGATCCCTCAGGAGAACTGGCAGGAGATTTTCAAAGAGATGCCGCTCGAGGTGATTCCTATTGCACAGCTGAAAGATGCCCTGCGCCTGGCCCTGCTTCCCGGCGACTGCAGCAGGCAGGCATCGGCTTAA
- the lon gene encoding endopeptidase La yields MSQEQDQRFEERTQERCSREEGRILPLLPLRGLLVFPYMVIHLDVGREKSVSAIDEAMLHDREIFLVTQKEAQTDEPQRDDIYQVGTIAEIKQLLKLPGGTFRVLVEGLRRGRIKEYLAQEPFIKVMVEEFEDSCEITPEIEALMRSVIGQFEEYVKTGKKIPPETAVSIVSIDEPGRLADIIAAHINLHVGDKQAILEAFDPKERLERLAEILSREMEILELERKINMRVRKQMERTQKEYYLREQMRAIQKELGEKDERTAEVEELRERIAEANFPKEVEEKALKEVERLEKMPPMVAEAVVVRNYIDWLLALPWSKETRDRLNLGKAEEILEADHYGLQKPKERILEYLAIRKLATKMRGPILCFVGPPGVGKTSLARSIARALGRKFVRISLGGVRDEAEIRGHRRTYVGALPGRIIQGMRQAGTKNPVFLLDEVDKLSSDFRGDPSSALLEVLDAEQNHAFSDHYIEVPFDLSKVMFITTANVEYNIPRPLLDRMEVIHLSGYTEEEKVRIAERHLIPKQVKEHGLKSHHLQISENALRRIIREYTREAGVRNLEREIAAICRKTAREVVKDKNYQVKVTAANVEAFLGIPRYRYGAIEKKSEVGVAVGLAWTEVGGEVLNVEVSILKGKGNIMLTGKLGDVMKESAQAAFSYVRSRSSELGITGEFHEKCDIHIHIPEGAIPKDGPSAGITMATALASALSGRPTRHDVAMTGEITLRGRVLPVGGIKEKVLAAHRAGIKTVILPAENKKDLEEIPANVKRKLKFVLVENMDQVLSEALLPAQDHREVLSGGVGA; encoded by the coding sequence ATGTCCCAGGAACAAGACCAGCGGTTCGAAGAACGCACCCAGGAGCGCTGCAGCCGGGAGGAAGGGCGCATCCTTCCACTCCTTCCCTTGCGCGGTCTGTTGGTTTTCCCGTACATGGTCATTCATCTGGATGTTGGCCGGGAAAAGTCGGTCAGCGCCATTGATGAAGCAATGCTCCATGACCGGGAAATATTTCTGGTTACGCAAAAAGAAGCCCAGACCGATGAGCCCCAAAGGGACGACATCTACCAGGTGGGGACGATTGCTGAAATCAAGCAACTGCTCAAGCTGCCGGGAGGGACCTTCCGGGTCCTTGTTGAGGGCCTACGGCGCGGGAGAATCAAGGAGTACCTTGCCCAGGAACCTTTCATCAAGGTCATGGTCGAGGAATTTGAGGATAGTTGCGAAATAACGCCGGAGATCGAGGCCTTGATGAGGAGCGTTATCGGGCAGTTTGAAGAATACGTGAAGACCGGGAAGAAGATACCTCCGGAGACCGCCGTTTCCATAGTTTCCATCGATGAACCGGGGCGGCTTGCCGACATCATCGCAGCGCATATCAACCTGCATGTGGGGGACAAACAGGCCATTCTCGAGGCCTTTGACCCCAAGGAGAGGCTGGAAAGGTTGGCCGAAATTCTCTCCCGGGAGATGGAGATACTGGAGCTGGAGCGCAAGATCAACATGCGCGTCCGCAAGCAAATGGAGAGAACCCAAAAGGAGTACTACCTGCGGGAGCAGATGCGGGCGATCCAGAAGGAACTGGGAGAGAAGGACGAGAGGACGGCGGAAGTGGAGGAACTGCGGGAGCGCATCGCCGAGGCCAACTTCCCTAAGGAGGTCGAGGAGAAAGCCCTGAAGGAAGTTGAGCGGCTGGAGAAGATGCCGCCGATGGTGGCGGAGGCGGTAGTCGTCCGCAACTACATCGATTGGCTTTTGGCGCTTCCCTGGTCAAAGGAAACCAGGGACCGCCTGAATCTGGGTAAGGCGGAAGAGATCCTGGAGGCCGACCACTACGGGCTGCAGAAACCCAAGGAAAGGATTCTGGAATATCTGGCCATCCGCAAGCTGGCGACCAAGATGCGGGGGCCGATCCTCTGCTTTGTGGGACCGCCCGGGGTGGGGAAAACATCACTGGCCCGTTCCATTGCCCGCGCCCTGGGGCGCAAGTTTGTGCGCATTTCCCTGGGTGGGGTGAGGGATGAGGCGGAGATCCGGGGGCACCGCAGGACCTATGTGGGAGCGCTCCCCGGCCGGATCATTCAGGGAATGCGGCAGGCGGGAACGAAGAATCCGGTTTTCCTGCTGGATGAGGTCGACAAATTGAGCTCCGATTTCCGCGGTGATCCGAGTTCCGCTCTGCTGGAGGTGCTGGACGCCGAGCAGAACCACGCCTTCAGCGATCACTATATCGAGGTTCCCTTTGACCTCTCCAAGGTGATGTTTATTACGACCGCCAATGTGGAATACAACATCCCTCGTCCTCTGCTCGACCGGATGGAGGTCATTCACCTTTCCGGTTATACCGAAGAGGAGAAGGTCAGGATTGCCGAACGGCACCTGATCCCCAAGCAGGTCAAGGAGCACGGGCTTAAAAGCCACCACCTGCAGATCTCGGAGAATGCCCTGCGCAGAATTATCAGGGAATACACCCGGGAGGCAGGGGTACGCAACCTGGAACGGGAGATTGCCGCAATCTGTCGGAAAACGGCGCGCGAGGTTGTCAAGGATAAAAACTACCAGGTGAAGGTCACGGCTGCCAATGTGGAAGCTTTTCTGGGCATCCCGCGCTATCGTTACGGGGCTATTGAAAAGAAGAGTGAAGTCGGTGTGGCGGTAGGCCTGGCTTGGACGGAGGTCGGCGGCGAGGTGCTGAATGTAGAGGTGAGCATCCTTAAAGGGAAGGGAAACATTATGCTCACCGGAAAGCTCGGCGATGTGATGAAGGAATCCGCCCAGGCGGCCTTCAGCTATGTTCGCTCCCGGTCCTCAGAGCTGGGCATTACCGGGGAATTTCACGAGAAGTGCGACATCCACATCCATATCCCTGAAGGGGCAATTCCCAAAGACGGCCCCTCTGCAGGGATTACCATGGCCACCGCTTTGGCCTCGGCCTTAAGCGGGAGGCCGACCAGGCATGATGTGGCCATGACCGGAGAAATAACCTTGCGCGGGCGGGTTCTCCCCGTCGGGGGCATCAAGGAGAAGGTGCTGGCGGCACACCGGGCGGGGATTAAGACGGTAATCCTGCCTGCTGAGAATAAAAAGGATCTCGAAGAGATCCCGGCCAACGTCAAGAGAAAGCTCAAGTTTGTGCTGGTCGAAAACATGGATCAGGTCTTAAGCGAAGCCCTTCTTCCCGCTCAAGACCACCGGGAGGTACTATCGGGAGGTGTCGGAGCGTAA
- a CDS encoding IclR family transcriptional regulator, translating to MGKPKYPVSAIERALEILMLLFREKREMGITEIAAAMGLHKSTVHRALTTLQEYGFVEQNPVTSKYWLGIRLFSLGMLYREKMRIQDLARPFTEELARKCREVVHMGILENQHEVGRVLVIDKVETEQILSLTPRIGSGTPAHCSAMGKMLLAYQSDEYLEKFAAQGLPRYTKNTITDLEELKQELRKIKEQGYALDREEIEVGLTCVAAPILDGHGKAIAAVSVSGPVTRITPERLPLIINDVKETAARISEQIR from the coding sequence ATGGGGAAGCCCAAGTATCCTGTTTCGGCAATAGAAAGGGCTTTGGAAATCCTGATGCTCTTGTTCCGGGAAAAGCGGGAGATGGGAATTACCGAGATCGCCGCTGCCATGGGCCTGCATAAGAGCACGGTACACCGCGCCCTGACCACCCTGCAGGAGTACGGGTTTGTGGAGCAGAATCCGGTTACCAGCAAGTACTGGCTGGGCATCAGGCTCTTTTCTCTGGGGATGCTATACCGCGAGAAGATGAGAATCCAGGACCTCGCCCGGCCGTTTACGGAGGAGCTCGCCCGTAAGTGCCGGGAGGTGGTGCATATGGGGATCCTGGAAAACCAGCATGAGGTCGGCAGGGTTCTCGTGATCGATAAGGTGGAGACAGAACAGATCTTATCCCTGACCCCGAGGATCGGCTCGGGAACTCCTGCCCACTGCTCGGCGATGGGAAAGATGCTGCTGGCCTATCAGAGTGATGAATATCTGGAAAAATTCGCCGCTCAAGGGCTGCCGCGCTACACCAAGAACACCATTACCGATCTGGAGGAGCTAAAACAGGAGCTGCGGAAGATAAAAGAGCAGGGTTATGCCCTGGACAGGGAAGAAATTGAAGTGGGGCTCACCTGTGTGGCGGCGCCTATTCTCGACGGGCACGGTAAGGCCATTGCAGCCGTCAGCGTTTCCGGGCCCGTTACCAGGATAACCCCCGAGCGCCTGCCCTTGATCATCAATGATGTTAAGGAAACTGCCGCCAGAATTTCAGAACAGATAAGGTAA